In Oncorhynchus clarkii lewisi isolate Uvic-CL-2024 chromosome 16, UVic_Ocla_1.0, whole genome shotgun sequence, one genomic interval encodes:
- the LOC139367773 gene encoding adenosine receptor A1-like: MSEALAPAQALYIGMEVVIAVFSVLGNVMVVWAVKINKSLRDTTFCFIVSLALADIAVGSLVIPLAITISIGLQTHFYSCLMVACTVLVLTQSSILALLAIAIDRYLRVKIPTSYKRVVTKQRAAVAVVVCWTVAFIVGLTPMLGWNNLWRLQQNGSLNEDLIITCQFENVISMDYMVYFNFFGWVLPPLLLMLVIYTEIFYMIHKQLNKKACTTNHTDPNKYYNKELKLAKSLALVLFLFAISWLPLHIINCITLFCPTCDKPLFLIYIAILLTHGNSAVNPIVYAFRIKKFRDAFLKIWKQYFCCKDVPAILNQPSEKDRKENQNGNGNGNGNPNPNRDSQPALSPPQEGQQPSLEQMQEVKPQRPQSHNDDPTQ, from the exons ATGTCTGAAGCACTCGCCCCAGCCCAGGCGCTCTACATCGGCATGGAGGTGGTGATTGCCGTCTTCTCCGTCCTGGGTAATGTGATGGTGGTCTGGGCGGTGAAAATTAACAAGTCGTTGAGAGACACAACATTCTGTTTCATCGTTTCTCTGGCCCTGGCGGATATCGCAGTGGGATCCCTCGTCATCCCCTTGGCGATAACTATCAGCATCGGACTCCAAACTCACTTCTACAGCTGCCTAATGGTCGCGTGCACGGTGCTGGTACTGACGCAAAGTTCCATCCTGGCCCTCCTGGCCATTGCAATTGACCGCTATCTCAGGGTCAAGATTCCAACCAG CTATAAGCGTGTGGTGACAAAGCAGCGAGCGGCCGTGGCGGTGGTGGTGTGTTGGACTGTGGCCTTCATCGTGGGCTTGACCCCCATGCTGGGCTGGAACAACCTCTGGAG GCTGCAGCAGAACGGTTCCCTGAACGAGGATCTCATCATCACCTGTCAGTTTGAGAACGTAATCAGCATGGACTATATGGTCTACTTCAACTTCTTCGGCTGG GTGCTGCCTCCTTTACTCCTCATGCTGGTCATTTACACAGAGATCTTCTACATGATTCACAAGCAACTCAACAAGAAG GCTTGCACCACCAACCACACCGATCCCAACAAGTACTACAACAAGGAACTCAAACTGGCCAAGTCGCTGGCCCTGGTCCTCTTCCTGTTCGCCATCAGCTGGCTTCCCCTCCACATCATCAACTGCATCACGTTGTTCTGTCCGACCTGCGACAAACCCCTGTTCCTGATCTACATCGCCATATTGCTCACGCACGGCAACTCAGCCGTCAACCCCATCGTCTACGCCTTCCGCATCAAGAAGTTCCGAGACGCTTTCCTGAAGATCTGGAAGCAGTACTTCTGTTGTAAGGACGTACCCGCCATCTTGAACCAGCCTAGTGAGAAGGATAGGAAAGAGAACCAGAATGGCAACGGAAATGGGAACGGGAATCCTAATCCGAACAGAGACTCACAGCCAGCTCTATCGCCACCACAAGAAGGGCAGCAGCCTTCACTAGAGCAGATGCAGGAGGTCAAGCCCCAACGGCCACAGTCTCACAATGATGACCCAACACAGTAG